The Burkholderia ambifaria AMMD genome includes a region encoding these proteins:
- a CDS encoding M20 aminoacylase family protein: MMQNLAHVLAAIRESEPRFVAIRRDIHAHPELGFAETRTAQLVAEQLAAWGYDVTTGVGGTGVVGQLRRGASVRTLGLRADMDALPIEEATGLSYASTVARTMHACGHDGHTAILLAAAHYLAEQGRFDGTLNVIFQPAEEGLGGAKRMIDDGLFERFPCERVYALHNAPGVPVGHFALRYGPMMASSDSVTITVTGKGGHGAMPQLASDPIVTGAHIVTALQSIVSRNVDPLKPAVVTVGTFHAGTAPNVIPETATLQLSVRALDAATRDEIEARIRRIVDAQAQAYGMTAQIEYQSISRVVDNDRAASDLAVETIEALAGEGALTLLPDGVMGSEDFSWMTECVPGCYVLIGNGVDSRGGCSVHNPHYDFNDTALSWGAAYFTGIVERFLKAG, translated from the coding sequence ATGATGCAGAACCTTGCTCACGTACTCGCGGCGATTCGCGAGTCGGAGCCCCGATTCGTTGCGATCCGCCGCGACATCCACGCCCATCCCGAACTCGGTTTCGCCGAGACCCGCACCGCACAACTCGTCGCCGAGCAACTGGCCGCATGGGGTTACGACGTGACGACGGGCGTTGGCGGCACGGGCGTCGTCGGTCAATTGCGGCGCGGCGCGTCGGTGCGCACGCTCGGCCTGCGCGCCGACATGGACGCGCTGCCGATCGAGGAGGCGACGGGGCTGTCGTATGCGAGCACGGTTGCGCGCACGATGCACGCGTGCGGACACGACGGTCATACGGCGATCTTGCTGGCCGCCGCCCACTATCTCGCTGAACAGGGCCGTTTCGACGGCACGCTCAACGTGATCTTCCAGCCGGCCGAGGAAGGGCTCGGCGGAGCAAAGCGAATGATTGACGACGGCCTGTTCGAACGTTTCCCGTGCGAACGCGTGTATGCGCTGCACAACGCGCCGGGCGTGCCGGTCGGCCATTTCGCGTTGCGCTACGGGCCGATGATGGCATCGTCCGATTCGGTGACGATCACCGTGACGGGCAAAGGCGGGCACGGTGCGATGCCGCAACTCGCGAGCGACCCGATCGTCACGGGTGCGCATATCGTGACCGCGCTGCAATCGATCGTCTCCCGCAACGTCGATCCGCTGAAGCCGGCCGTCGTGACCGTCGGAACGTTCCATGCGGGCACCGCCCCTAACGTGATCCCGGAAACCGCGACGCTGCAGTTGTCCGTGCGCGCGCTCGACGCGGCCACGCGCGACGAAATCGAGGCGCGGATCCGCAGGATCGTCGACGCGCAGGCGCAGGCGTACGGAATGACCGCGCAGATCGAATACCAATCGATCTCGCGTGTCGTGGACAACGACCGTGCGGCCTCGGATCTCGCGGTCGAGACGATCGAGGCGCTGGCCGGCGAAGGTGCGCTCACGCTGTTGCCCGACGGCGTGATGGGCAGCGAGGATTTCTCGTGGATGACCGAATGCGTACCGGGATGCTACGTGCTGATCGGTAACGGCGTCGATTCCCGGGGCGGGTGTTCGGTGCACAACCCGCATTACGACTTCAATGACACTGCGCTGAGCTGGGGGGCGGCCTACTTCACCGGTATCGTCGAACGCTTCCTGAAGGCGGGCTGA
- a CDS encoding MFS transporter, which produces MHTLNRTAAAPVDAEPRVTRRTVVAAALGNGLEFFDFTVYSFFAALIGKLFFPASSDVGALMLSLATFGVGFVARPLGSVAIGAYADRAGRKPALVLTVALMALGTGIIGFAPTYAQIGIAAPLLIVIGRLLQGFSAGGEVGAATTLLMESGDAGRRGERVSWQMASQGGATLVGAFVALTLSRALPPEALHAWGWRVPFVLGLLIGPVGFYLRRHLDDTLPHPAAGAPRERARIPWRQVAAGTLLVIGGTSTTYTIVFFLPSFLTLTVGMPASVSLLSGCAAGAVLLIGSPFAGRLADRVRHRKRLVSMTCVASAVLVLPAFYAMNKWPSVVTAVAVVIVLIGLMTLSSPAGFVMILDALRPEVRAMSLGTIYALGVTIFGGFAQLIVGAMWRATGSFYAPAWYVLACSAASLVGLILFRESRGVDTMPPAN; this is translated from the coding sequence ATGCATACCCTGAATCGCACGGCCGCAGCGCCAGTCGATGCCGAGCCGCGCGTGACGCGCCGCACGGTCGTTGCGGCCGCACTCGGCAACGGACTCGAGTTCTTCGACTTCACCGTCTACAGTTTCTTCGCCGCCCTCATCGGCAAGCTGTTCTTTCCCGCGTCAAGCGACGTAGGCGCGCTGATGCTGTCGCTCGCGACGTTCGGTGTCGGGTTCGTCGCGCGGCCGCTCGGCAGCGTCGCGATCGGCGCCTATGCGGACCGTGCGGGACGCAAGCCCGCGCTCGTGCTGACTGTCGCATTGATGGCGCTCGGCACCGGCATCATCGGTTTCGCGCCGACCTATGCGCAGATCGGCATCGCCGCGCCGCTGCTGATCGTTATCGGGCGTCTGTTGCAGGGCTTTTCGGCCGGCGGCGAAGTCGGCGCCGCGACGACACTGCTGATGGAGTCGGGCGACGCCGGCAGGCGCGGCGAGCGGGTGAGCTGGCAGATGGCCAGCCAGGGCGGCGCGACGCTGGTCGGCGCGTTCGTCGCGCTGACGCTGTCGCGCGCGCTGCCGCCCGAAGCACTGCACGCGTGGGGGTGGCGCGTACCGTTCGTGCTCGGTCTGCTGATCGGCCCGGTCGGCTTTTACCTGCGGCGTCACCTCGACGATACGCTGCCGCACCCGGCGGCCGGCGCACCGCGCGAGCGTGCGCGCATTCCATGGCGGCAGGTCGCAGCCGGCACGCTGCTCGTGATCGGCGGCACGTCGACCACCTATACCATCGTGTTTTTCCTGCCATCGTTCCTGACGCTGACCGTCGGCATGCCGGCATCAGTGTCGCTGCTGTCGGGCTGCGCGGCCGGCGCCGTGCTGCTGATCGGTTCGCCTTTCGCGGGACGGCTCGCGGATCGCGTGCGTCATCGCAAGCGGCTGGTGAGCATGACGTGCGTCGCGTCGGCCGTGCTCGTGCTGCCGGCGTTTTACGCAATGAACAAGTGGCCGTCGGTTGTCACCGCGGTCGCAGTCGTGATCGTGCTGATCGGCTTGATGACGCTGTCGAGTCCCGCCGGCTTCGTGATGATCCTTGATGCGCTCCGGCCCGAAGTGCGTGCGATGTCGCTCGGGACGATCTATGCGCTCGGTGTGACGATTTTCGGCGGGTTCGCGCAATTGATCGTCGGCGCGATGTGGCGCGCGACCGGCAGTTTCTATGCGCCTGCCTGGTATGTGCTGGCATGCAGTGCAGCGAGTCTCGTCGGTTTGATCTTGTTTCGGGAGAGCAGGGGCGTGGATACCATGCCGCCGGCAAATTGA
- a CDS encoding SLC13 family permease has protein sequence MSGGALGGPGRGTGMLTGGRVTAALLVAGLASVAALGARGTLSAGDARIVAIVFTCIVLWATGAVASLWVSLLFFFLAATCTAVPTAEIFSGFGSSAFWLVFSGAAIGFALKESGLSERIGIALARRIGGSYLKALLAFAILSFLLSLVMPSTFGRIAILVPIAIGYCDVVKLGAHANGRRGILLLVIVGSYELAAAVLPANLPNVIMAGILEQSHGMHLRFSEYLLLFFPAGVIVRGAVLVLASWWLFADTVGEVEIPAARVALGRREWHAIVLLAITLAFWFTDAVHRIAPGWVGLGFALVYFGTSPPAQLERFTATLKMDLLWFIAAIIGLTALVNHLDVRVPDTLALDALRDSPMLMYFALTALSIVVCFAVTSNAEPALYVPIVSRLLAQGLHLKAGLLAQVMGYATTVLPYQSPPIVFGNALAQLDRGAVLRYCIATALLGVVFVIPVNALWWRLIGLL, from the coding sequence TTGAGCGGCGGTGCGCTCGGCGGGCCGGGCCGCGGCACCGGCATGCTGACGGGCGGCCGCGTCACGGCCGCGCTGCTCGTGGCGGGGCTCGCGAGCGTCGCCGCGCTCGGCGCGCGCGGCACGCTGTCGGCCGGCGACGCACGCATCGTCGCGATTGTGTTCACCTGCATCGTGCTGTGGGCGACTGGCGCCGTCGCGAGCCTGTGGGTGTCGCTGCTGTTTTTCTTCCTCGCGGCGACCTGCACGGCGGTGCCCACCGCCGAGATCTTCTCCGGCTTCGGGTCGAGCGCGTTCTGGCTCGTGTTCAGCGGCGCGGCGATCGGCTTCGCGCTGAAGGAGAGCGGCCTGAGCGAACGGATCGGCATCGCGCTCGCGCGCCGGATCGGCGGCTCGTATCTGAAGGCGCTGCTCGCATTCGCGATCCTGAGCTTCCTGCTGTCGCTCGTGATGCCGTCGACGTTCGGGCGGATCGCGATCCTGGTTCCGATCGCGATCGGCTACTGCGACGTCGTGAAGCTCGGCGCGCACGCGAACGGGCGGCGCGGCATCCTGCTGCTCGTGATCGTCGGCTCGTACGAGCTGGCTGCCGCGGTGCTGCCCGCGAACCTGCCGAACGTGATCATGGCGGGGATTCTCGAGCAGTCGCACGGGATGCATCTGCGCTTCTCCGAATATCTGCTGCTGTTCTTTCCGGCCGGCGTGATCGTGCGGGGCGCGGTGCTGGTGCTCGCGTCCTGGTGGCTGTTCGCGGATACGGTCGGCGAAGTCGAGATACCGGCGGCGCGCGTCGCGCTCGGCCGCCGCGAATGGCACGCGATCGTGCTGCTGGCGATCACGCTCGCGTTCTGGTTCACCGACGCCGTGCATCGCATCGCGCCCGGCTGGGTCGGGCTCGGCTTCGCGCTCGTCTACTTCGGCACGTCGCCGCCCGCGCAGCTCGAGCGCTTCACCGCGACGCTGAAGATGGACCTGCTGTGGTTCATCGCGGCGATCATCGGGCTGACCGCGCTCGTCAACCATCTCGACGTGCGCGTGCCGGACACGCTCGCGCTCGACGCGCTGCGCGACAGCCCGATGCTCATGTACTTCGCGCTGACCGCGCTGTCGATCGTCGTCTGCTTCGCGGTCACGTCGAATGCGGAACCGGCGCTGTACGTGCCGATCGTGTCGCGCCTGCTCGCGCAGGGGCTGCACCTGAAGGCCGGCCTGCTCGCGCAGGTGATGGGCTATGCGACCACGGTCCTGCCGTACCAGTCGCCGCCGATCGTGTTCGGCAACGCGCTCGCGCAGCTGGACCGGGGTGCGGTGCTCCGGTACTGCATCGCGACGGCGCTGCTGGGCGTGGTGTTCGTGATCCCGGTCAATGCGTTGTGGTGGCGGCTGATCGGGCTGCTGTGA
- a CDS encoding porin, producing MKKRFALGAACLALGAGNARAVPYQDVLLAAVPEYNGRLTEGVALYGSLDMGINYQTVGGHSLWQTQSGGEWTSKFGFFGRENLGGGWRAEFNLESGFLANNGAQQDKQSTYNRQSWVGLSSDSYGRLRLGKQIGTALPLFVDVFGTVGTNSVYTWLGAAVVQTSRGVSYNSDLGPGATQLPARVDNAVTYRTPIVAGTTSLMLMYAPSNVAGRAPAASAQGALLQWYNGTTYLAASYNQVWGVNGASTVRNDLYGLGAVYDTGRIVLSASFNQYAPKLAGDGIARVYTVGAIVPFGVNAIRASVVYRDTSGVRDAAGQPAKDSALGAMLGYDYLLSKRTGLYARAGFIRNYGISTVLLNGNPLPTEPGGTAPRTGTTPVTVSLGMYHNF from the coding sequence ATGAAGAAGCGATTTGCACTAGGCGCGGCCTGTCTCGCGCTCGGCGCCGGCAACGCGCGTGCCGTGCCCTATCAGGACGTGTTGCTTGCGGCGGTGCCCGAGTACAACGGTCGCCTGACCGAGGGGGTCGCGCTATACGGCTCGCTCGACATGGGGATCAACTACCAGACGGTCGGCGGCCATTCGCTGTGGCAGACGCAGAGCGGCGGCGAGTGGACCTCCAAATTCGGCTTCTTCGGCCGCGAGAACCTCGGTGGCGGCTGGCGCGCCGAGTTCAACCTCGAAAGCGGTTTTCTCGCGAACAACGGCGCGCAGCAGGACAAGCAGTCGACTTACAACCGGCAGTCGTGGGTCGGCCTGTCGTCGGACAGCTACGGGCGTCTGCGTCTCGGTAAGCAGATCGGCACGGCGCTGCCGTTGTTCGTCGACGTGTTCGGCACGGTGGGCACGAACTCGGTCTATACGTGGCTGGGCGCGGCGGTCGTGCAGACGAGCCGCGGCGTCAGCTACAACTCGGACCTCGGGCCAGGGGCGACGCAATTGCCTGCGCGCGTCGACAACGCCGTCACGTACCGTACACCGATCGTCGCGGGCACCACGTCGCTGATGCTAATGTATGCGCCGAGCAACGTTGCCGGGCGCGCGCCCGCGGCGTCCGCGCAAGGCGCGCTGCTGCAGTGGTACAACGGCACGACCTATCTGGCCGCGAGCTACAACCAGGTGTGGGGCGTCAACGGGGCGAGCACCGTGCGCAACGACCTGTACGGGCTCGGCGCCGTCTATGACACGGGGCGGATCGTGCTGTCCGCATCGTTTAACCAGTACGCGCCGAAGCTGGCCGGCGACGGCATCGCGCGTGTCTACACGGTCGGCGCGATCGTGCCGTTCGGCGTCAATGCGATTCGCGCGTCGGTCGTCTATCGCGATACGTCGGGCGTACGTGACGCGGCCGGCCAGCCGGCCAAGGACTCTGCGCTCGGTGCGATGCTCGGCTATGACTACCTGCTGTCGAAACGCACGGGCCTCTATGCGCGCGCGGGGTTCATCCGCAACTACGGCATCTCGACCGTGTTGCTGAACGGCAACCCGCTGCCGACCGAACCGGGCGGAACCGCACCGCGCACCGGGACGACACCCGTGACCGTGTCGCTCGGCATGTATCACAACTTCTGA
- a CDS encoding PDR/VanB family oxidoreductase translates to MIENDLLAARVIARERVACDVISLRLVSDAPGLALPAFEAGAHIDLHLRDGLTRKYSLCNDPVERGVYEIAIKREPASSGGSAHVHDAIRVGDVLRIGAPLNYFPLAPDDSPAVLLAAGIGVTPLLAMAHSLVHAGRSLAFHYFVRSADAAAYGATLASRLADVATVHTGLTPDATRDAITTIVGAMDSRSHLYFCGPAPFMAAVDAIARPALGDARLHHEYFSAPAAQPADGEADAFRIELARSQRALLVPPGQSITDVLYEHGIAVATSCEAGVCGACRTTVLEGTPDHRDAFLSAAEKARNDCMMPCVSRCRGERLVLDL, encoded by the coding sequence ATGATCGAAAACGATCTGCTTGCCGCGCGCGTGATTGCGCGCGAGCGCGTCGCGTGCGACGTGATTTCGCTGCGGCTCGTCAGCGACGCGCCGGGTCTCGCGCTGCCGGCGTTCGAAGCCGGCGCGCATATCGACCTGCATCTGCGCGACGGGCTCACGCGCAAGTATTCGCTGTGCAACGATCCGGTCGAGCGCGGCGTGTACGAGATCGCGATCAAGCGCGAGCCGGCGTCGAGCGGCGGCTCCGCGCACGTGCACGATGCGATCCGGGTAGGCGACGTGCTGCGGATCGGCGCGCCGCTGAATTACTTCCCGCTCGCGCCGGACGACAGCCCGGCCGTGCTGCTCGCCGCCGGGATCGGCGTGACGCCGTTGCTCGCGATGGCGCATAGCCTGGTGCACGCGGGGCGGTCGCTCGCGTTCCACTACTTCGTGCGTTCGGCCGACGCGGCCGCGTACGGGGCGACGCTCGCGTCGCGGCTCGCGGACGTCGCGACGGTGCACACGGGGCTGACGCCCGACGCGACCCGCGACGCGATCACGACGATCGTCGGCGCGATGGATTCGCGCTCGCATCTGTATTTCTGCGGACCGGCGCCGTTCATGGCGGCCGTCGACGCGATCGCGCGCCCGGCGCTCGGCGATGCGCGGCTTCATCACGAGTATTTTTCCGCGCCAGCCGCGCAGCCTGCCGACGGCGAGGCCGACGCGTTCCGGATCGAGCTCGCGCGCTCGCAGCGCGCGCTGCTCGTGCCGCCGGGGCAGTCGATCACCGATGTGCTGTACGAGCACGGCATCGCGGTCGCCACGTCGTGCGAGGCGGGCGTGTGCGGCGCATGCCGGACGACCGTGCTCGAGGGCACGCCCGATCATCGGGACGCGTTCCTGAGTGCGGCGGAAAAGGCCCGCAACGATTGCATGATGCCGTGCGTGTCGCGATGCCGTGGCGAACGGCTGGTGCTGGATCTCTGA